A genomic window from Paenibacillus sp. FSL K6-0276 includes:
- a CDS encoding ATPase, T2SS/T4P/T4SS family, which translates to MSKPGKEDFYAFLQKMKNDMNEGLEREDDAYFELNAKALIGDPQAVSFFMNEIEKYLRKTPFTGKVPEAYRTAAEALYHEWKGFGPAYRWFTDRAYNESTGLQMIGKQIFYNHKGEFVSYPYEMPSLDRVEQLKRSLLKSDPNKKLNKDNPSVEFKMDDPLWPGRFIRLAIWVSPRVWDGFTTISLRRQVVEFLSLEDQAGTECIPAEAVELIRALSSTFRNTIIAGAVGSGKTTFANTIVGEQLLGSSSCMGVVMIEKHPESILPYQIKGHRIIPIQAANEELMEVGVESLRHDPNILYMTEMRYNEWEFYLWSGEKGYDGITGTFHTVDSEDIPYQGAFAVSTRIGGSLKGHLISALKSCELVFILESVPNGKKRLARISEVFYEDEKNSVFANDLMRWEPQKMCWSYNDKLTKSLMLKMTKKDAQATQLLQKELGRLAAVKPMDQPIKESLKSKIVLNE; encoded by the coding sequence ATGAGCAAACCGGGTAAGGAAGACTTTTATGCATTTTTGCAAAAAATGAAAAACGATATGAACGAAGGGCTGGAGCGTGAGGATGATGCTTACTTCGAGTTAAATGCGAAGGCGCTAATTGGCGATCCGCAGGCGGTTAGCTTTTTTATGAATGAGATTGAGAAGTACTTACGGAAGACACCCTTTACGGGCAAGGTTCCAGAAGCATACCGAACGGCGGCAGAAGCGCTCTATCACGAGTGGAAGGGCTTTGGTCCGGCGTATCGTTGGTTTACTGATCGTGCATACAATGAGTCAACCGGGCTACAGATGATCGGAAAGCAAATCTTTTATAACCATAAAGGTGAGTTTGTATCTTATCCATATGAGATGCCTTCACTAGATCGGGTCGAACAGTTAAAGCGCTCCTTATTAAAAAGTGATCCCAACAAAAAGCTGAATAAGGACAACCCTTCAGTGGAGTTTAAAATGGATGACCCGCTCTGGCCTGGTCGATTTATTCGGCTTGCCATTTGGGTATCCCCGAGAGTATGGGATGGCTTCACTACAATATCGCTGCGACGACAGGTTGTAGAATTTCTGAGTTTGGAAGATCAGGCGGGTACGGAATGTATTCCTGCGGAGGCGGTCGAGTTGATTCGGGCGTTATCATCCACCTTTCGTAACACCATTATTGCGGGTGCTGTAGGCTCGGGAAAAACAACCTTTGCAAATACGATAGTCGGCGAGCAACTGCTCGGATCCTCATCCTGTATGGGCGTGGTGATGATCGAGAAGCATCCGGAGTCGATTTTACCTTACCAGATTAAGGGGCACCGAATTATTCCGATACAGGCTGCGAACGAGGAATTGATGGAGGTAGGGGTAGAGTCTCTGCGGCATGATCCAAACATTTTGTATATGACGGAGATGCGGTATAACGAATGGGAATTTTATTTGTGGAGTGGGGAGAAAGGGTATGACGGCATCACCGGAACTTTTCACACCGTAGATTCGGAGGATATCCCTTATCAAGGCGCATTTGCCGTGTCGACAAGAATTGGTGGGAGTCTTAAGGGGCATTTGATCTCTGCACTGAAATCATGCGAGCTGGTCTTTATTTTGGAAAGTGTTCCGAACGGGAAAAAGCGGCTGGCGCGAATATCAGAAGTCTTTTACGAAGATGAAAAGAACTCCGTATTTGCGAATGATCTGATGCGCTGGGAACCTCAGAAAATGTGTTGGTCCTATAATGACAAGCTGACGAAGAGCCTGATGCTGAAGATGACTAAGAAGGATGCGCAGGCGACACAGTTGCTCCAGAAAGAGCTGGGACGACTTGCAGCAGTAAAACCAATGGATCAGCCTATCAAGGAAAGCTTGAAATCTAAGATCGTTCTTAACGAGTGA
- a CDS encoding GNAT family N-acetyltransferase, translated as MIRELTPVEMKSILSSIHREQHFLYYSYLTARKHNTIHYGQFTDQGELLGVLAFLRGLPFYAFSVFPVKKSFCLQSVLSFMKKQLHLPDNAVGNVIVNEEVMAVLASQLELVKSPKKLLLMKHIHQEALPPMHTSVLHLGLPYFELIESKMADLDTMAFSKEELQYPFYGVMEQRELIAVGGYHIYSEDYVELGNIGTDVRWRRQGYGKKICAELTRAGRSVTSNVYLNVLEENVGAISLYQFIGYEPMCKQYIAQFAI; from the coding sequence ATGATTCGAGAATTAACACCAGTGGAAATGAAATCAATCTTGAGCTCGATCCATAGGGAACAGCATTTTTTATACTATTCATACCTTACAGCTCGTAAGCATAATACGATACACTACGGACAGTTTACAGACCAGGGAGAGTTGCTCGGCGTATTGGCTTTTTTAAGGGGACTTCCGTTCTATGCTTTTTCCGTATTCCCTGTGAAGAAGTCATTTTGTCTCCAGTCAGTGCTTTCATTTATGAAAAAACAACTGCATCTACCAGACAACGCTGTCGGTAATGTAATCGTTAATGAAGAAGTTATGGCTGTACTCGCTTCTCAGCTTGAGCTTGTTAAGTCTCCCAAAAAACTGCTTCTAATGAAGCATATCCATCAAGAAGCGTTGCCACCGATGCATACAAGCGTTTTACATTTGGGTCTCCCTTATTTTGAGCTTATTGAGTCGAAAATGGCCGATTTAGATACAATGGCTTTTTCAAAAGAAGAATTACAGTATCCGTTCTATGGTGTGATGGAACAACGTGAGCTGATTGCAGTAGGAGGATACCATATTTATAGTGAGGATTACGTTGAATTGGGGAACATCGGAACAGATGTAAGATGGAGAAGGCAAGGCTACGGAAAAAAGATCTGTGCAGAGCTCACCCGAGCGGGGAGAAGCGTTACCTCAAACGTTTATTTGAATGTCCTTGAGGAGAATGTAGGCGCGATTTCTCTATATCAATTCATCGGTTATGAGCCTATGTGCAAACAGTACATTGCCCAATTTGCTATTTGA
- the tkt gene encoding transketolase — MSEQEQAIQKEENSTVDNLSITTIRTLAIDAIEKANSGHPGMPMGSAPMGYQLFAKTMKHNPDHPTWVNRDRFVLSAGHGSMLLYSLLHLSGYDLPMEELKNFRQWGSLTPGHPEVGHTAGVDATTGPLGQGIGMAVGMAMAEAQLSATYNKDEHKVIDHYTYAICGDGDLMEGISSESASLAGHLKLGKLVVLYDSNDISLDGKLNLSFSENVAQRFDAYGWQVLRVEDGNDLPALEKAIAEAQADTSRPTLIEVKTVIGYGSPNKQGKGGHGGTHGSPLGAEEAKLTKDFYKWVYEEDFYVPDEVRAHFAEVKNNGIAANKAWDDKFAAYKKAYPELAAQFETVINGDLPEGWDANLPTYTTEDKAVSTRVASGSALNGLTAGVPQLVGGSADLESSTMTHLNGLTSFTPESYDGRNIYFGVREFGMAAAMNGIALHTGLKVFGGTFFVFTDYLRPAIRLASIMKLPVTYVLTHDSIAVGEDGPTHEPIEQLASLRIMPGLTVIRPADANETSAAWAYAMENKENPVALVLTRQNLPILAGTVDGVRENIKRGGYVVSDSKNGTPQAQLIATGSEVQLAVKAQAALAEEGIDVRVISLPSWDLFEKQDKEYRDSVILPGVKARLAIEMAQTFGWERYTGDQGDILGITTFGASAPGDRVMKEYGFTVENVVSRVKALL, encoded by the coding sequence ATGAGTGAACAAGAACAAGCGATTCAAAAGGAAGAAAACTCAACTGTAGATAACCTGTCCATTACAACGATTCGTACTTTGGCGATTGACGCCATTGAAAAAGCAAACTCCGGCCACCCAGGTATGCCAATGGGTTCTGCACCAATGGGCTACCAATTGTTTGCAAAAACAATGAAACACAACCCTGATCATCCAACATGGGTAAACCGTGACCGTTTTGTATTGTCTGCAGGACATGGTTCTATGCTTCTGTACAGCTTGCTGCACCTTAGTGGTTATGATCTGCCTATGGAAGAATTGAAAAATTTCCGTCAATGGGGCAGCTTGACTCCGGGTCACCCAGAAGTAGGTCACACCGCTGGTGTTGATGCTACAACAGGTCCACTTGGACAAGGTATTGGTATGGCTGTTGGTATGGCTATGGCTGAAGCTCAACTCAGCGCTACCTACAACAAAGATGAACATAAAGTGATTGACCACTATACTTACGCTATTTGTGGTGATGGTGACCTAATGGAAGGGATCTCTTCCGAGTCCGCTTCACTCGCTGGTCATTTGAAACTGGGCAAATTGGTTGTTCTATACGATTCAAATGATATTTCCCTTGATGGTAAATTGAACCTTTCTTTCTCCGAGAACGTGGCTCAACGTTTTGATGCTTATGGTTGGCAAGTTCTGCGCGTAGAAGACGGAAATGATCTTCCGGCTCTGGAAAAAGCTATTGCTGAAGCGCAAGCTGACACTAGCAGACCGACTTTGATCGAAGTAAAAACCGTAATTGGTTACGGTAGCCCTAACAAACAAGGTAAAGGCGGCCATGGCGGTACTCACGGTTCCCCACTTGGCGCTGAAGAAGCTAAGCTGACCAAAGATTTCTACAAATGGGTATACGAAGAAGATTTCTATGTACCTGACGAAGTTCGTGCTCATTTTGCAGAAGTGAAGAATAACGGAATCGCAGCTAACAAAGCTTGGGATGACAAATTCGCAGCTTACAAAAAAGCATATCCAGAGCTTGCTGCACAGTTCGAAACAGTAATCAACGGCGATCTTCCAGAAGGCTGGGATGCTAACCTTCCAACTTACACTACTGAAGATAAAGCCGTATCGACTCGTGTCGCTTCCGGTAGTGCGCTTAACGGTCTGACTGCTGGCGTTCCTCAGCTTGTGGGCGGTTCCGCTGACTTGGAAAGCTCCACTATGACGCATTTGAATGGTTTGACATCGTTCACACCAGAATCTTATGATGGCCGCAACATTTATTTCGGCGTACGTGAGTTTGGTATGGCTGCTGCAATGAACGGTATTGCACTGCACACGGGTCTTAAAGTATTCGGAGGAACATTCTTCGTGTTCACAGACTACTTGCGTCCAGCAATTCGTTTGGCTTCGATCATGAAATTGCCAGTAACCTATGTACTGACGCATGACAGTATTGCTGTTGGTGAAGATGGTCCTACGCATGAACCAATCGAACAATTGGCTTCCCTGCGTATCATGCCAGGTCTAACTGTTATTCGTCCGGCTGATGCCAACGAAACTTCTGCAGCATGGGCTTATGCTATGGAAAACAAAGAGAATCCGGTTGCTTTGGTTCTGACTCGTCAAAACTTGCCAATTCTCGCTGGAACAGTAGATGGCGTTCGTGAAAACATCAAACGCGGTGGTTATGTTGTCTCCGATTCCAAGAACGGAACTCCACAAGCACAACTTATCGCAACTGGTTCTGAAGTACAGTTGGCTGTTAAAGCACAAGCTGCTTTGGCTGAAGAAGGTATCGATGTTCGTGTAATCAGCTTGCCAAGCTGGGATCTGTTCGAAAAACAAGATAAGGAATACCGTGATTCCGTAATTCTTCCAGGAGTTAAGGCTCGTCTTGCTATCGAAATGGCACAAACCTTTGGATGGGAACGTTACACTGGAGACCAAGGCGATATCCTCGGCATCACTACTTTCGGAGCTTCCGCGCCTGGCGACAGAGTAATGAAAGAATACGGCTTTACTGTTGAGAACGTAGTTAGCCGTGTGAAAGCACTTCTGTAA
- a CDS encoding pyrimidine/purine nucleoside phosphorylase, producing the protein MSQFNNATIEKAANVYYGGQVTSRMVILQDGTKVTLGIMLPGVYEFGTDGPEIMEILSGDLKVLLPGSEVWQEIKGAETFNVPGNSKFALEVFGVTDYCCSYPVL; encoded by the coding sequence ATGAGTCAGTTTAACAACGCAACGATTGAAAAAGCAGCCAATGTATATTATGGCGGACAAGTAACCAGCCGTATGGTAATTTTGCAGGATGGAACTAAGGTCACACTTGGCATCATGTTGCCTGGCGTGTATGAATTTGGTACGGATGGTCCTGAAATTATGGAAATTCTGTCCGGTGATCTTAAAGTGCTGCTACCTGGCAGTGAAGTATGGCAGGAGATTAAGGGAGCGGAGACGTTCAATGTTCCTGGTAACTCGAAATTTGCGTTGGAAGTATTCGGTGTAACTGATTATTGCTGTTCTTACCCAGTTCTATAA
- a CDS encoding NAD(P)-dependent oxidoreductase, which yields MKQIGFIGLGTMGAPMASNLLRGGFQVTVYNRTAAKCKPLEAEGAQTALTPSAAAEGKDVIITMISNDDSVREVFYGQDGILDALKPGGLIIDSSTISPGLVHEIATAVEARGGHFLDAPVTGSKPAAIEGTLVFMVGGSAEVIEQNRDIFDTLGKKLIHMGENGSGAVAKLAHNAMVGIHNVALAEGFAIAVKSGVPADKFLELVQLGSAGSKQAELKGRKIIENDFSNQFSLALMLKDLKLASAHSDSTGVPSPMLGLAKSMFQAGFTQGYGDEDLSAVVKCYEEWIGQKMGSTVSE from the coding sequence ATGAAACAAATCGGATTTATCGGTCTCGGAACGATGGGAGCACCAATGGCTTCCAACTTGCTACGCGGCGGCTTTCAAGTGACGGTGTACAACCGTACGGCAGCTAAATGTAAGCCTCTTGAAGCAGAAGGTGCCCAGACTGCCCTTACGCCAAGTGCTGCGGCTGAAGGTAAGGATGTTATTATTACCATGATCAGTAATGATGATTCGGTTCGTGAAGTGTTCTATGGTCAGGATGGTATTCTCGACGCTCTTAAGCCAGGCGGCCTGATTATTGATTCCAGCACGATTTCTCCGGGACTAGTTCATGAAATTGCCACTGCTGTAGAAGCTCGCGGTGGACATTTCCTAGACGCACCAGTAACTGGCAGCAAACCGGCAGCTATAGAAGGCACCTTGGTGTTCATGGTCGGCGGCAGCGCTGAAGTCATAGAACAAAATCGCGATATCTTCGATACTTTGGGTAAAAAGCTGATACATATGGGTGAGAACGGCAGCGGCGCTGTAGCCAAGCTGGCCCATAATGCTATGGTCGGCATTCACAACGTTGCCCTAGCTGAAGGGTTCGCTATTGCTGTAAAATCAGGTGTTCCTGCTGACAAGTTCCTGGAACTGGTGCAGCTTGGTTCTGCGGGTAGCAAACAGGCTGAGCTTAAAGGCCGTAAAATCATAGAAAATGATTTCAGCAATCAGTTCTCTCTTGCGTTAATGTTAAAGGATCTGAAGTTGGCCTCTGCACACAGCGATTCCACAGGCGTTCCTTCTCCTATGCTGGGATTAGCCAAAAGCATGTTTCAAGCCGGGTTTACCCAAGGCTACGGCGATGAAGACCTCTCTGCTGTAGTGAAATGCTATGAAGAGTGGATCGGACAAAAGATGGGTTCAACTGTATCCGAATAA
- a CDS encoding glucose-6-phosphate isomerase has protein sequence MSKKINFDYTKALSFFNQQEIDNLAAPVKLAHEQLHNKTGAGSDYLGWIDLPSAYDKEEFARIQQAAKKIQSDSEVLIVIGIGGSYLGARAAIEALSHSFYNNLSKDKRKTPEVYFAGNNISSTYITHLLDLVEGKDFSVNVISKSGTTTEPAIAFRIFRAALEKKYGKEEARKRIYATTDKEKGALKKLATEEGYESFIIPDDVGGRYSVLTPVGLLPIAVAGINIEEMMQGAAAAADEFNNPDVATNQAYQYAAVRNALYRKGKTTEILVNYEPSLHFVSEWWKQLFGESEGKDFKGIYPSSVDFSTDLHSMGQFIQEGNRNIFETVIQVDQVAHHVTIENDPDDLDGLNFLTGKTMDFVNKKAFQGTMLAHTDGQVPNLIVTIPDQTPYTFGYLVYFFEKACGISGYLLGVNPFDQPGVEAYKKNMFALLGKPGYEKEKAELEARLTE, from the coding sequence ATGTCTAAGAAGATTAATTTTGACTACACCAAAGCACTTTCATTCTTCAACCAACAAGAAATTGACAACCTTGCCGCCCCAGTTAAGCTAGCACACGAACAGTTGCATAATAAGACTGGTGCAGGTTCCGACTACCTTGGATGGATTGATCTTCCATCAGCATATGATAAGGAAGAATTCGCTCGCATTCAGCAAGCTGCAAAGAAGATCCAGAGCGATTCCGAAGTACTGATTGTAATTGGTATTGGTGGTTCTTATCTGGGAGCACGCGCAGCCATTGAAGCGCTCTCGCATTCTTTTTACAATAACCTTTCTAAAGATAAGCGCAAAACTCCAGAAGTTTATTTTGCGGGTAATAACATTAGTTCTACATACATCACGCATTTGCTTGATCTAGTAGAAGGCAAAGACTTCTCTGTGAACGTAATCTCCAAATCAGGAACTACTACTGAGCCAGCCATTGCTTTCCGCATTTTCCGCGCTGCTCTGGAGAAGAAATACGGCAAGGAAGAAGCTCGTAAACGTATTTATGCTACTACAGACAAGGAAAAAGGCGCCCTTAAGAAATTGGCTACTGAAGAAGGTTATGAATCCTTCATCATTCCAGACGATGTAGGCGGACGTTATTCTGTATTGACACCTGTAGGCTTGCTTCCAATCGCTGTAGCAGGTATTAACATTGAAGAGATGATGCAAGGTGCTGCTGCCGCTGCGGATGAGTTCAACAATCCAGATGTAGCTACTAACCAAGCTTATCAATATGCTGCAGTTCGTAATGCTCTTTATCGCAAAGGTAAGACAACTGAAATCCTCGTTAACTATGAGCCGTCCTTACACTTTGTATCGGAGTGGTGGAAACAATTGTTTGGCGAGAGCGAAGGTAAGGATTTCAAAGGAATTTATCCTTCTTCCGTTGATTTCTCCACGGACCTACACTCCATGGGTCAATTTATCCAAGAAGGTAACCGTAATATCTTTGAAACGGTAATCCAAGTAGATCAAGTGGCTCATCATGTGACCATTGAGAACGATCCAGATGATCTGGATGGCTTGAACTTCTTAACAGGAAAGACTATGGATTTCGTGAATAAGAAGGCTTTCCAAGGTACAATGCTCGCGCATACAGATGGTCAAGTACCTAACCTTATCGTTACTATTCCTGATCAAACACCATACACATTTGGTTATCTGGTTTACTTCTTTGAAAAAGCTTGCGGCATCAGCGGTTACCTGCTCGGTGTTAACCCATTTGACCAACCAGGCGTAGAAGCTTACAAGAAGAATATGTTTGCGCTACTTGGCAAACCGGGTTACGAAAAAGAAAAGGCAGAGCTGGAAGCAAGACTTACAGAATAG
- a CDS encoding YigZ family protein has product MLEQYRTVRSSGSKEVVIRKSRFIGHVMPVENEEEALLFIEDIKKKHWNATHNCSAYVIGERDEIQRQSDDGEPSGTAGKPILEVIRNQGVKNVAIVVTRYFGGIMLGAGGLIRAYTDGAVLALEAGEVITRVLRREVFVEIDYTWLGKVENELRRRGIQTGETLFTDKVTLLCLPRNDEGDAFMAWITDLTQGQALVTEGRRIYYSEGD; this is encoded by the coding sequence ATGTTAGAACAATATCGAACGGTGCGCTCTTCCGGTTCCAAGGAAGTCGTAATCCGCAAATCTCGCTTCATTGGTCATGTTATGCCGGTTGAGAATGAAGAAGAAGCATTGTTGTTTATCGAGGACATCAAGAAAAAACATTGGAACGCAACGCATAACTGTTCTGCTTATGTGATTGGGGAGAGAGACGAAATCCAGAGGCAATCGGACGACGGGGAGCCGAGTGGAACAGCCGGCAAACCGATTTTAGAAGTAATCCGCAACCAGGGAGTTAAAAATGTCGCTATCGTTGTTACCCGTTATTTCGGAGGCATTATGCTGGGTGCCGGAGGGCTGATTAGAGCTTATACGGATGGAGCAGTGCTTGCGCTTGAAGCAGGAGAAGTAATCACCCGTGTACTAAGACGAGAGGTATTCGTAGAGATTGATTACACTTGGCTAGGCAAGGTTGAGAACGAACTTCGGAGAAGGGGTATTCAGACCGGCGAGACTTTGTTTACCGACAAAGTAACGTTGTTATGTTTGCCGCGAAATGATGAGGGAGACGCATTCATGGCATGGATAACTGATCTAACCCAAGGGCAAGCCTTGGTAACAGAAGGGCGGCGGATTTACTACAGCGAAGGGGATTAG
- a CDS encoding TetR/AcrR family transcriptional regulator, which yields MARRAVEQELSRERILEAARHLFITKGYRAISMRSIGQHLGYSHGSLYYHFKEKAELFYAIVVEDFNHVAALLSQVMNQPPEEGMTRVEQLIMEFIRFGIDHPYQYEIMFMIRDEELLAYCRAEQGRCFDLFSSIVRRHMKEEGYVSEDWQNVPLTLFLSAHGFISYYIQDKISFEDVKEAASAHIKVLCRSL from the coding sequence ATGGCAAGGAGAGCAGTGGAGCAGGAGTTGTCGAGGGAAAGAATATTAGAGGCCGCGAGGCATCTGTTTATTACCAAAGGGTACCGAGCGATTTCAATGCGAAGCATCGGTCAGCATTTGGGGTACAGCCACGGCTCTCTCTATTATCATTTCAAAGAGAAGGCAGAGTTATTCTACGCCATCGTTGTCGAGGATTTTAATCATGTGGCTGCTCTGCTGAGCCAAGTAATGAATCAGCCTCCTGAAGAGGGTATGACTCGCGTAGAGCAGCTGATTATGGAGTTTATCAGGTTTGGAATAGATCACCCCTATCAATATGAAATTATGTTCATGATTCGTGATGAAGAGCTGCTAGCTTATTGTAGAGCAGAGCAGGGACGATGTTTTGATTTATTCTCAAGTATTGTGCGCCGTCATATGAAGGAAGAGGGATATGTGTCCGAGGATTGGCAGAACGTGCCGCTAACCTTGTTCTTATCTGCTCACGGATTTATATCTTATTATATCCAAGATAAAATATCATTTGAGGATGTAAAAGAGGCAGCATCAGCTCATATAAAGGTTTTATGTCGCAGCCTATAG
- a CDS encoding M15 family metallopeptidase — translation MKKSIFVSIMATSVITCSSLALLQNNDGQAHAAAVQHTSTAAANFMNTYGQIQVVANPKSQTVLVNKSYKLPAGYVPSDLVFPNVPFTFTEKIDKRKMRKEAAGALEKLFLGAKKDGVYLAGVSGYRSESRQKTLYNNYVKRDGIKAADTYSARPGHSEHQTGLTIDVAGSTGKCAAQSCFAGTKEAKWLAKNVNKYGFVIRYPEGKDSITGYKYEPWHLRYVGTQVASIVAKKGITLEEYFGDKVATK, via the coding sequence ATGAAAAAATCTATCTTTGTAAGTATCATGGCAACATCAGTAATTACATGTTCATCCTTAGCGTTACTGCAAAATAATGATGGACAAGCCCATGCTGCAGCAGTGCAACATACATCAACGGCAGCTGCTAACTTTATGAACACTTATGGGCAAATCCAGGTTGTTGCTAATCCAAAGAGTCAAACGGTACTTGTAAACAAATCTTATAAGCTTCCCGCAGGTTATGTCCCATCAGATCTCGTCTTTCCAAATGTACCCTTTACATTTACAGAGAAAATAGACAAACGAAAGATGCGCAAGGAAGCTGCTGGTGCCCTAGAGAAGTTATTTCTCGGAGCAAAAAAGGACGGAGTTTATCTTGCAGGTGTGTCTGGTTATCGCTCGGAGTCCCGGCAAAAGACGCTGTATAACAATTATGTTAAACGTGATGGTATAAAAGCTGCTGATACATATAGTGCCAGACCAGGGCACAGCGAGCATCAGACGGGACTTACAATCGATGTCGCAGGTAGTACAGGCAAATGTGCGGCACAGAGCTGCTTTGCGGGGACCAAAGAAGCGAAATGGCTGGCTAAGAATGTAAATAAATATGGATTTGTAATTCGCTATCCAGAGGGTAAAGATTCTATTACTGGATATAAATATGAGCCATGGCATTTACGCTATGTGGGTACCCAGGTTGCAAGTATTGTGGCTAAGAAGGGGATCACCTTGGAGGAATACTTTGGTGATAAAGTAGCCACTAAATAA
- the cysT gene encoding sulfate ABC transporter permease subunit CysT, translating into MNSLLRHEGWTWGFRTTILLYFVVLIVLPILGVYYNSFSLGFGNFVESISDPIAWKSVLLTLKLAIIATLINVFLGTMIAWVLIRYQFIGKALLNSLVDLPFALPTAVGGLMILLLLGPGSLIGKAAEALGFEIVFHQPAIVIAMVFVTFPFVIRAVQPLLEELDPSEEEAAYTMGAKGTRVFWHVILPSMAPGMISGGMLAFSRALAEFGAVVLVAGNIPGRTLVSSVFIFGEVESDNPVSAAAVSVILLTLSFLILWLINMLQMRGRRS; encoded by the coding sequence TTGAATTCGCTGCTTAGACACGAAGGTTGGACTTGGGGTTTCCGAACTACAATTTTGCTCTATTTTGTAGTATTGATCGTACTGCCTATACTTGGGGTCTATTACAACTCTTTTTCATTGGGTTTCGGCAATTTTGTGGAAAGCATAAGCGACCCGATAGCCTGGAAGTCGGTGCTGTTAACCTTAAAGCTGGCGATCATCGCTACTTTAATTAATGTCTTTTTAGGAACAATGATTGCCTGGGTTCTTATTCGTTATCAATTCATTGGTAAAGCATTGCTTAACAGTCTTGTGGATTTACCATTTGCGCTGCCGACGGCAGTTGGTGGTTTGATGATTTTGCTCTTGCTCGGACCTGGTAGTCTTATCGGCAAGGCTGCAGAAGCGCTTGGTTTTGAAATTGTTTTTCATCAACCAGCTATCGTTATTGCTATGGTCTTCGTAACCTTTCCTTTCGTAATTCGAGCGGTTCAGCCCTTGTTGGAGGAACTTGATCCTTCCGAAGAGGAAGCGGCATATACAATGGGTGCCAAGGGAACTAGAGTCTTCTGGCATGTTATTCTCCCCTCTATGGCTCCTGGGATGATCAGCGGTGGAATGCTTGCTTTCTCGCGGGCACTTGCTGAATTCGGCGCTGTAGTCCTCGTAGCAGGCAATATTCCAGGTCGTACACTCGTATCTTCTGTTTTTATTTTTGGTGAAGTTGAAAGTGATAATCCGGTTTCCGCAGCAGCGGTTTCTGTCATTCTCTTGACCTTATCTTTTCTCATTCTTTGGCTCATTAATATGCTACAGATGCGGGGGAGACGCTCATGA
- a CDS encoding sulfate ABC transporter permease subunit: MRKLWIGLTYLVFFLLIAAPLGKMAIGAFSEGFGGFWNALTRPEALHALMMTGLVVIVVTLLNTLFGIMMALYLVRANWINRRLKGLLNSIVDLPYAVSPVIGGLMIVLLLGPDSTLGAIFEGIGLKIVYAIPGMIIATLFVTFPLMVREVMPVLQEIGSQQEEAASTLGARGWTIFWKVTWPSIRWAVVYGVILTVARSLGEFGAVLVVSGNIMNKTQTATTLVYQDVENFNVTAAGGIALVLAAFSAGLLLLMEWTKRRKEVQ; encoded by the coding sequence ATGAGAAAATTGTGGATCGGACTCACTTACTTGGTGTTTTTTCTGCTAATCGCTGCACCATTAGGGAAAATGGCTATAGGTGCTTTTAGTGAAGGATTTGGTGGTTTCTGGAATGCTCTGACTAGGCCTGAAGCGCTGCATGCGCTTATGATGACTGGGCTTGTTGTGATAGTAGTTACGTTATTAAATACGTTGTTCGGAATTATGATGGCGCTATATCTTGTTCGGGCGAACTGGATAAATAGGCGTTTAAAGGGCTTGCTTAACAGTATTGTTGATTTGCCTTATGCTGTGTCCCCTGTTATTGGAGGGCTGATGATTGTCCTGCTGCTGGGTCCCGACAGTACTTTGGGTGCGATTTTTGAAGGAATCGGATTAAAAATTGTCTATGCGATTCCAGGAATGATCATTGCCACCTTGTTCGTAACCTTTCCTTTAATGGTGCGTGAGGTGATGCCGGTGCTACAGGAGATTGGTTCACAGCAGGAGGAAGCTGCTTCTACACTGGGCGCTCGTGGTTGGACAATTTTTTGGAAGGTGACTTGGCCTTCGATTCGTTGGGCGGTTGTATATGGGGTCATCCTTACGGTGGCTCGTTCACTAGGAGAGTTCGGTGCGGTGCTCGTGGTCTCGGGTAACATTATGAACAAAACCCAGACGGCGACGACGCTAGTCTATCAGGATGTGGAGAATTTTAATGTAACGGCTGCTGGAGGAATAGCGCTAGTTCTGGCTGCATTTTCCGCAGGTCTACTGTTGTTGATGGAATGGACCAAGAGAAGAAAGGAAGTGCAGTAA